The region ATAACGGGGTGCGGTTTCTTCTCTTCCTTTTGATGGCACCCGGCCTCCGGGCGGCCCCTTGTGATTGCAATCGGGATACTCCTGGGGCGGAGCTCAATCGGGAGTCGGTTCTGCGAGATCTCGTGACGGGTCGCTTCGATCGCTTCCCGGCGGCCTTTTATGAGCAGCGCCTGGCGATCGCGCAGCAGAAGCTGTTTTTGGATCCTCAAAATTGGGAGGCTTACGGAAAAGGGGCCTCTGCGCTCGAGCAGTTGGGGCGGACCGATGAGGCGCAGGCTCTCCTCGATGCGATGGCGGAGGCGCTGGACCAAAAAGGCCAAGCGGCCCCGGCCGAGGCCCGTCAGGCGCTGGCTTTCCAGCGGGGGACGATCTGGCTGCATGCTTTCTTTCGTTCGCCGAGTGAGGCCACTTTGGAGCGAGCCAGGCGCTCACTGGAGCAGGCGGAGGCGCTCCGAGCGACCGAGGTGGAATCCCCTTATCCCATGACCGCGGTGCGGGCTCTGCGGGTGCCCCGGGGGGAGGAGCCTCTGGGGGATTTCTTCGGCTTGGAGCGCTTTCTTCGACGGCAATATGGGCAGGTCAGTTTCATCCGAGGTTTGAGCGAAGCCGAGTTGGCCGGGCGCATTCGGTTGCTGAGTGCAGCGCTGGCCTATGGGCCCGGTTGCGAGACGCCGCTGCTCTTGTTGACGATGAATCGGGCCTTCGAGCTGCAAGGGACGGTGGCGCTGGCCCCTTTTGCGGCTCTTCGTTGCCAAGAGCTTTTGCCACTGGAAGAGCGGGCGATGTTTTTGGAGGAGGCGTGGCTCCTTTCACGCCTTGAGAGCACTGATTCGAAGTTGGGAACCTTTTTCCAGCAGATCCGGGATTGGTCGAAAGGCTGGCAAGTGCGCCGCTGGCAGGCGATCGAGGAGCAACTTGCCAAAGGGTGGCACCCGGATAGCCATTCGGAGGATTTTTGGGAGCCTTTGCGAGAGGCGGGACTGATCCGCTATTGATTCTAATAAGAAAAAATACCGCCGGTCGGGCTCGAACCGACACTTCCGAAGAAACGCGATTTTGAATCGCGCGCGTCTACCAATTCCGCCACGGCGGCGCGGGGGGAGGGTTGTAGCTTAGTTCGAGGGAGTTTGCAAGGGGTGTTCCCGCCGAAGCGAGACGGGGAGGTCGATCACTTCCTTGATGGCGATGGCTTCGCGCAGACGAGCCGGGCTCTGGATGGCTTGGCCGATGGCACTGAAGCTGGAGCGAGTGCGCCGGGAGGGCAGCTCGCGAGCGCGAACCCGCTCTAGGGCCTCCCGCTCTTTTTTGCTGAGGCGCTCTTCAGCCGGGACGGTTTCGGGTAAGGGGGGGGGTGCGGAGGGGGAGTCCGGCCCGGGCTGTTTCTGGAGAACCGGAGGGGGGGGAGGGGGTGCTTTGGTGGGCTGGGGAACGCCGAGGGCGTCGAAGAGGTCGGCCAGGGGATCTTCGGTGCTCGGTTCGCCGCGAGTCTGGGGTCGATTTTCTACCAGCTCCCCTCGATAGAGGGCTTCGGTCTCCGGGTTGAGTTCCTTTTCTTCATCGCGAGGACGGTTTTCCCACTCTTTTTGAATCTTGCGCTCTTGGAATTTCTTTCCCAGCCATTGGAGAAAGGAAACGACCACCACGACCAGCCAAAAAATCCCGGTAGTCCAGTCGCCTTCCATGAGAGTCTAAGGGTGTGCGTTGAGGGTGGAGAGAGGTTTAGGAGGGGGGTTGGCTATTGCTTCCCGGCTTGTCTTCGCCTCCGTTGGCGATGCTGTCCCGCATCTCGGTGTCGGCCACCACGTTTTTGTAGCGGGTGTAGTCCATGATGCCGAGGTTGCCGCTGCGGAAGGCTTCCGCGATGGCCAGTGGGATTTCGGCTTCGGCCTCGACGACCCGGGCCCGCATTTCCTGGGTGCGGGCGGCCATTTCCTGCTCGAGGGCGACGGCGGCGGCGCGGCGCACTTCCGCTTTCGCTTGGGCCACGTCTTTGTCGGCGTCCGCCTGGGAGGCTTGGAGTTCGGCTCCGATGTTTTTGCCGACGTCGACGTCTGCGATGTCGATCGAAATGATTTCGTAGGCGGTGTTGGAGTCGAGGCCTCGTTCGAGGACGCGGTGGGAGATGTGATCTGGATTTTCCAAGACGGCCTTGTAAGAACCGGCCGAACCGATCGAGGTCACGATGCCTTCGCCGACCCGGGCAATGATGGTTTCTTCGGTGGCGCCCCCCACAAAGCGATCGAGGTTCGTCCGCACGGTCACCCGGGCGCGAGCCCGGACTTGGATGCCATCGCGCGCCACGGCGTCAATTTTGCTGGGCTGGCCGGCGATGCTGGCCGGACAATCAATGACTTTGGGGTTGATACTGGTCTGGACGGCTTCCAGGACCGTTTTGGTGGTGCCTTTGACGGCCAAATCGATGGCGCAGGCTTGGTCGAAAGACAGCTCGAATCCCGCCTTGTCCGCTGCGATCAGGGCCAGGACCACGTTTTCGACATCTCCCCCAGCCAGGTAGTGCGCTTCGAGGAGGTCGGTCGAGATCTCCAAGCCGGCTTTGACCCCGGTAATGCGGCTATCTACGATAAGAGATGGGGAAACCTTCCGCAGCCACATGCCGACCAAGTTGAGCATCCCCACGGGCGCTCCGGAGAGTCGGGCCCGCAGCCAGATGTTGAAAAACTTGAAGATGATGAAGATCGCCGAGAGGACGACCAAGACGACGACAACAAGAAGGAGGATTTCCCACATAACGAGAACCTCTACGCACCGTGAGAATTCAGGGCAAATGAATTCAGGGTAAATGGAAAGGGAGTCCGCCTTTGGAATGCGGGAGGGACCTAATCGAGCGAGGTCGGGCGCACTTGGATCCCCAAAGAATCGGCGGCGACCACCTTCACTTCGGTCTCGGCCGCCACAAATCCGGCCACGGAGTGGACATCGACCAGGCGCCCGTTCAGCCGGGCCCGACCGTCGGGTCGGAGGTCGGTGACCGCGTTGCCACTGGCCCCGGCCAGCGCGTGGGCTTTCTTTTGGTCAACCTTGGCCACGGTCGATTGTAGCGTAAGCCATTTGGCGAAAGGCGTCTTGGGAAACACCTTGAGCCCGAGAGCCAAGGTCGCCATCACGGCGGCCAATACGAGAGCTGTCAGAACCACTTTCCAGCCGAAGCCCAAATCCGGGAGGGCATAAATCTGGAACATTCCCACGAGGATGCAGATGCCTCCCAAGATCCCGGCGATGCCTCCCGGAAGAATCACTTCGGCTCCCAGCAAAAGAAGGCCCAGAAGAATCAAGACGATAATGAAAATCATGGAGCGAAGTCAGAAGCCGTTAGTAAGGGAAGGTAGGCAATTCCTGGGTTGATGCAGCTGATAACGAGGGCATAGGATCAAAGGCCCTGCCATGAATCCTTCCAAAATTCTCGTTTTTGTCCTCGTCATTCCCCTGGCGCTCTTCTTGATCTTGGAAGCGGCACTTTGGCTTCTTTTTCCTTCTCCGCTTCTTCCCTCGATACGCCTCAAACTGAGCAACAGCTTTTCGGACCACGGCTTGGAAAACACGGTCACGATCGTCCAACACGCCACGGGCTTGCGACCGGCCAACTGGCTGGAGCAGCCCTCGGGTCGCCGGATTCTCGCTCTCGGCGGGGAGGATACGGGGTCGCTCTTGCAAGAAGACTCGGATACCTGGTGGGGGCAACTGGAGCGACAACTGGAGGCTGCGGAGCTTGGCGAGGTCTCGGTCGGGGCCTTCGGAGGCGGCGCTCTTTCGAATGCGTCTCGCTGGTTGGTGAGTCAGGAAGACTTGGGAGAACTGGATCTCTTGATTGTGTTGGCCGGCTCGGATGAGTTTCTGGGAAGGGGGGCGGAGTATCGTTACGAGGCCGGCTTAGCCAGCCGGAAGACGCCCCCCATCCGGCCCAAGAATGCGTTGATGAAATCAGTGGTCGGCTACTCGCAGCTGGCGAGGAAGCTCTGGCACGGCCGCTTGCTCCAGGGCCAGGAACAGCGCCAGCGGGAACTGGGGCAGGATGACTACTTCAAAAAACGCTTTCAGGCCCAGCGGAATGTCTATGGGCAAATCGGTGGCTCGATCGGGGCGCTGCCCGTGAAGGAAGGGGAGAACCCGGTCAAGGAATTTGAGGAAGCGCTCGCGGTCATCGTGAAATGGGCGGGGGCTCGCGGGGTGCCGGTTTTGTTTGTGAGTGAGCCCAGCCCTCATTCGGCGGTCGTGCCCTTCGCCTTGAGCCAACGCTTTCGGCAGTTTGCCTTCTTGGAGATGGCTGCGGAAGGGAAGGAGGGGACCGTCGTGAAGGTGGACCCGGCAGTCATCGCTCAGGGAATCTCCGAGCTGACCAGACGGGCCCAGGCACTTTTGGCGGGAGCGGCCAACGGGAAAGTGTCTGACCTGGCGGCTGAATTCCCTATCGAAAAGGACCACTTTTTCGATGACATTTATTTCAGTGACCTAGGCAGCCAGAAGGTGGCTTCGGAGTTGGTTCCGGTGGTGGCCGAAATGCTTTCTCGCTAGGGGCTGGACGAGGGCCGATTTTGCAAAAGCGAAGAAATTCGCAATTTTTTGTGGAAATCCCGGTCGTTCTTGGCTTCGTTCCTCCCCCGTTTCCCAGCGGACGGGAGTCAATCATCAAAAATCCTCACCCTAGCTAAGTCGTTTTCCTGTATGAAGCCCCCTTCTAAGGCCCTCGCGGCACTCATTGTTTACGCCCTCGCGACCCCCGTTTTGATGGCGCAAGAAGTGGCCGGAGATGAAGCCACCCAAGTCAAGTTGATCGACATGGTCAAAGCCGGTGGCTGGGCGATGTATCCTCTCGGGATCTTTTTAGCGGGTCTGATCGGCTTGATCATTTTTGGATTCATCCAGTTCAACAAAGGCAAGTTCCTCCCCGACGACCTCCGCCTTCAGCTGATCGACCATATGCAAAACTGCCGAGTCCGCAGTGCGATCGAGACAGCATCCGTTTCGACCAGTTTTTTAGGTCGCATGATGGCGCACGCCCTCCCGAAGGTCGATGCCACCGATCCCGAGACGCTCGGCCGGGATGCGGTCGAAGACTCCATGGCGGAGTTCACCGTGAGAGAACAAAAGGGTTATCTGGGGCTATTGACCTAT is a window of Verrucomicrobiota bacterium DNA encoding:
- a CDS encoding MotA/TolQ/ExbB proton channel family protein, yielding MKPPSKALAALIVYALATPVLMAQEVAGDEATQVKLIDMVKAGGWAMYPLGIFLAGLIGLIIFGFIQFNKGKFLPDDLRLQLIDHMQNCRVRSAIETASVSTSFLGRMMAHALPKVDATDPETLGRDAVEDSMAEFTVREQKGYLGLLTYFSVIAQAAPMMGLLGTVSGMIKAFSTLEQTGGADPSALSGNISEALVTTASGLIIAIPALLAFFFFRNLLTKFMTDSHIAAGEMLDASVVAVNGEQVFAKIPEGLAEEEGEV
- a CDS encoding NfeD family protein is translated as MIFIIVLILLGLLLLGAEVILPGGIAGILGGICILVGMFQIYALPDLGFGWKVVLTALVLAAVMATLALGLKVFPKTPFAKWLTLQSTVAKVDQKKAHALAGASGNAVTDLRPDGRARLNGRLVDVHSVAGFVAAETEVKVVAADSLGIQVRPTSLD
- the floA gene encoding flotillin-like protein FloA (flotillin-like protein involved in membrane lipid rafts), with translation MWEILLLVVVVLVVLSAIFIIFKFFNIWLRARLSGAPVGMLNLVGMWLRKVSPSLIVDSRITGVKAGLEISTDLLEAHYLAGGDVENVVLALIAADKAGFELSFDQACAIDLAVKGTTKTVLEAVQTSINPKVIDCPASIAGQPSKIDAVARDGIQVRARARVTVRTNLDRFVGGATEETIIARVGEGIVTSIGSAGSYKAVLENPDHISHRVLERGLDSNTAYEIISIDIADVDVGKNIGAELQASQADADKDVAQAKAEVRRAAAVALEQEMAARTQEMRARVVEAEAEIPLAIAEAFRSGNLGIMDYTRYKNVVADTEMRDSIANGGEDKPGSNSQPPS